One window of the Chanodichthys erythropterus isolate Z2021 chromosome 2, ASM2448905v1, whole genome shotgun sequence genome contains the following:
- the LOC137027988 gene encoding uncharacterized protein, whose amino-acid sequence MLKSKRRKTPLQDAEDHMTRRADKPGLQEQFISKYKGRGVFTTRAFFRGDFALEYRGELLSSEESLDRAEHYTEAENAFLFEFQWCGRNWCIDASKEDGSLGRLVNDEHRNPTCKMRTLEVSRKPHLCLFAVRDILPGEEITFNHGYSDWPWRVKPLNQASTESSDKKPSISLGPQRSPHCAAPVSSPGLDEVNSSGPHKQSGKARTSRKTKRFQSRLAKLRKHHEDCYERFNRAEIENECNTIAKQLSQKDCLSSLVTSTTDASSSSPPCAVSTSVMTSSPSPYYRLPEGTLQLAKMSKVLMAMEKGTLSDFKGKKLDNIEIDPNEQLEAQGDSMSSDEEDYSDVSQTTAPAETDPPVQSDQSVSQEDQGSSNAPKKKWEDNEVKAVERHMMEFIKTCKFPGKQDCERCIHAEPEALKQRTWTGVKNYVRNRITTLKRKGGL is encoded by the exons atgctgaaaagCAAAAGGCGTAAAACACCTCTGCAGGATGCAGAGGATCACATGACCCGTAGAGCTGATAAGCCTGGGCTTCAAGAGCAGTTCATCAGCAAATATAAAG GGCGTGGAGTTTTCACCACTAGAGCTTTTTTCAGAGGTGATTTTGCTCTTGAATACAGAGGTGAACTTCTGAGTTCAGAAGAGAGTCTTGACCGAGCTGAACACTACACTGAGGCCGAGAACGCGTTCCTGTTTGAGTTTCAGTGGTGTGGCAGAAATTGGTG CATAGATGCATCTAAAGAAGACGGTTCCTTGGGAAGACTTGTAAATGACGAACACAGAAATCCTACTTGCAAAATGAGAACCCTTGAAGTGAGCAGGAAACCTCACCTGTGTCTCTTTGCTGTGCGAGACATTCTACCAGGGGAAGAAATCACTTTCAATCACGGATACTCAGATTGGCCATGGCGAGTCAAG CCTTTGAATCAAGCATCAACTGAATCCTCTGATAAAAAGCCATCCATCAGTTTGGGTCCGCAGAGATCG CCTCATTGTGCTGCTCCTGTTTCTTCACCTGGATTGGACGAGGTGAACAGCAGTGGTCCACATAAGCAGTCAGGCAAAGCAAGAACATCAAGAAAAACG AAGCGGTTTCAATCAAGACTggcaaaattaagaaaacatcatGAAGATTGCTATGAACGTTTTAACAGGGCagaaattgaaaatgaatgcaatACGATTGCTAAACAGCTATCACAAAAAGATTGTTTG TCATCCTTAGTCACGTCCACAACTGATGCATCCTCTTCATCACCACCCTGTGCTGTGTCCACCTCTGTGATGACCTCATCACCGTCACCGTATTACCGGTTACCAGAGGGGACACTGCAGTTGGCAAAAATGAGTAAAGTCCTAATGGCCATGGAGAAAGGAACACTGTCTGACTTCAAAGGAAAGAAACTTGACAACATTGAAATTGACCCAAATG AGCAACTTGAGGCTCAAGGTGATTCCATGTCAAGTGATGAGGAGGATTACAGTGACGTATCTCAGACAACAGCACCAGCAGAGACTGATCCACCTGTTCAATCTGATCAATCTGTTTCACAAGAGGATCAAG GTTCTTCAAATGCTCCAAAAAAGAAATGGGAGGACAATGAGGTAAAAGCAGTAGAGAGACACATGATGGAGTTCATCAAGACATGCAAATTTCCTGGTAAGCAAGACTGTGAAAGATGCATTCACGCAGAGCCAGAAGCTTTGAAGCAGCGAACATGGACTGGTGTGAAAAATTATGTGCGGAACAGGATCACGACTCTTAAAAGAAAGGGTGGTTTGTGA